Proteins from a single region of Stappia sp. ES.058:
- the nuoN gene encoding NADH-quinone oxidoreductase subunit NuoN, which yields MTAYNQLPDLSPALPELFLAGGALVLLMLGVFGGRTAVRYVTALAVALLAVAALPLLLPAQFGITTGTTFHGAFVLDGFASYLKILTLIGSGFAIAMSVAFARNENFEHFEYPVLIILATLGMMLMLSANDMIVLYLGLELQSLALYVIAAFNRDSVRSTEAGLKYFVLGSVSSGMLLYGMSLVYGFTGNTGFPEIAAAISAQGGSSLGLVFGLVFILAGLAFKVSAVPFHMWTPDVYEGAPTPVTAFFAAAPKIAAMGMLTRIVIDAFEPVTHDWQQIIVFVSIASMALGAFAAIGQHNIKRLMAYSSIGHMGFALVGLSAGSQAGVEGVVIYMTAYLAMTLGAFACILSMRRKEGMVEEISDLSGLARTNLPMAVLLGVILFSLAGIPPFVGFFAKFYVFLAAVEAGLYPLAVIGVLSSVVGAYYYLRIVKVMFFDEPARAFLPMPVELKFTLGLSSVFVMFFVVFAGSIVEMAAAAAGTLF from the coding sequence ATGACTGCTTACAATCAACTCCCTGACCTTTCGCCTGCACTGCCGGAGCTGTTTCTCGCAGGTGGGGCGCTGGTGCTTCTGATGCTGGGTGTCTTCGGCGGGCGGACGGCGGTTCGCTACGTGACTGCACTTGCGGTGGCACTTCTCGCTGTGGCTGCACTTCCGTTGCTGTTGCCGGCGCAGTTCGGGATCACGACCGGGACGACCTTTCACGGCGCTTTCGTGCTCGACGGGTTCGCGAGTTACCTCAAGATCCTGACGCTCATCGGGTCGGGGTTCGCGATCGCGATGTCCGTCGCCTTTGCGCGCAACGAGAATTTTGAGCACTTCGAATATCCTGTGCTCATCATTCTCGCGACGCTCGGCATGATGCTGATGCTGTCGGCCAACGACATGATTGTCCTTTATCTTGGCCTGGAGCTTCAGTCGCTCGCGCTCTATGTCATTGCCGCTTTCAATCGTGACAGCGTGCGCTCGACGGAAGCCGGGTTGAAGTATTTCGTGCTTGGCTCGGTATCATCCGGCATGCTGCTTTACGGCATGTCGCTGGTTTACGGGTTCACCGGCAATACCGGGTTCCCGGAGATCGCCGCTGCCATTTCCGCGCAGGGCGGATCGTCGCTCGGCCTCGTGTTCGGTCTGGTGTTCATCCTCGCCGGTCTGGCGTTCAAGGTGTCCGCCGTTCCCTTCCATATGTGGACGCCGGATGTCTACGAGGGCGCGCCGACCCCGGTCACGGCATTCTTCGCGGCCGCGCCCAAGATCGCGGCAATGGGCATGCTGACCCGGATCGTGATCGACGCCTTCGAACCGGTCACGCATGACTGGCAGCAGATCATCGTCTTCGTGTCGATTGCTTCCATGGCGCTTGGCGCGTTCGCGGCGATCGGCCAGCACAATATCAAGCGGCTTATGGCCTACTCCTCGATCGGCCATATGGGGTTTGCACTCGTTGGCCTCTCCGCCGGTTCGCAGGCCGGCGTGGAGGGTGTCGTGATCTATATGACCGCCTATCTCGCCATGACGCTCGGAGCTTTCGCCTGCATCCTGTCGATGCGCCGCAAGGAGGGCATGGTCGAGGAGATCTCCGATCTTAGCGGTCTTGCGCGCACCAACCTGCCGATGGCGGTCCTGCTTGGCGTTATCCTGTTCTCACTGGCCGGCATTCCGCCATTCGTCGGCTTCTTTGCGAAGTTCTACGTCTTCCTTGCGGCGGTGGAGGCTGGCCTCTACCCACTCGCGGTGATCGGCGTATTGTCCTCGGTGGTAGGCGCGTATTATTACCTGCGGATCGTCAAGGTGATGTTCTTCGACGAGCCGGCGCGTGCCTTTCTGCCGATGCCGGTGGAATTGAAATTCACCCTGGGTCTGTCGAGTGTCTTCGTGATGTTCTTCGTGGTGTTCGCCGGCTCCATCGTCGAGATGGCGGCGGCTGCCGCCGGGACGCTGTTCTGA
- the nuoL gene encoding NADH-quinone oxidoreductase subunit L, with the protein MYQAIVFLPLVGFLVAGLFGRSIGAKASEYITSGLLIVAALLSWVAFFSIGFGETPVVRETLLRWMTSGTFSVDWTIRVDTLTAVMLVVVNSVSALVHVYSIGYMHSDPHRPRFFAYLSLFTFAMLMLVTSDNLLQMFFGWEGVGLASYLLIGFWYKKPSANAAAMKAFVVNRVGDFGFILGIFGIFYLFNSTDYDTIFANAQAFAAEEPRTVLTFLGAELSQGAALTVVCLLLFMGAMGKSAQFLLHTWLPDAMEGPTPVSALIHAATMVTAGVFMVARLSPIFELSHTAMTVVTLFGATTAFFAATVGLVQNDIKRVIAYSTCSQLGYMFVALGVGGYSIAIFHLFTHAFFKALLFLGAGSVIHAVSNEQDMRKMGGLRKHIPLTYWMMVIGTLALTGFPLTAGFFSKDAVIEAAFVGHNAFAQYAFWLTVAAAALTSFYSWRLAFMTFHGKPRASVDVMKHVHESPLVMTVPLMILAAGALLAGFIFKGVFIGDSYDAFWKGALFVSEENHILHDIHEVPLWVKASPFVMMLGGFAIAWLFYIRSPEIPRQLAERHDGLYRFLLNKWYFDELYDVIFVRPAMWIGRQLWKKGDGMVIDGMGPDGVAARVQNVTTWVVRLQTGYLYHYAFAMLIGVAALITWSMFSVGGAH; encoded by the coding sequence AGGCCTGTTCGGCCGCTCGATCGGTGCAAAAGCCAGCGAGTACATTACGTCCGGACTGTTGATCGTTGCCGCGCTGCTGTCCTGGGTGGCGTTTTTCTCCATCGGCTTCGGCGAGACGCCGGTGGTTCGTGAAACGCTGCTGCGCTGGATGACGTCTGGTACTTTCAGTGTGGATTGGACGATCCGGGTCGACACGCTGACGGCCGTCATGCTGGTGGTCGTCAATTCGGTCTCCGCGCTCGTGCACGTCTATTCCATAGGCTATATGCACAGCGATCCGCACCGGCCGCGTTTCTTCGCCTATTTGTCGCTGTTCACTTTCGCCATGCTGATGCTGGTGACCTCCGACAACCTGCTGCAGATGTTCTTCGGCTGGGAAGGAGTCGGGCTCGCCTCCTATCTGCTGATCGGCTTCTGGTACAAGAAGCCGTCCGCGAACGCCGCAGCGATGAAGGCCTTCGTGGTCAACCGCGTCGGCGATTTCGGGTTCATTCTCGGGATCTTCGGGATCTTCTATCTGTTCAACTCGACCGACTACGACACGATCTTCGCCAACGCGCAGGCGTTCGCGGCTGAGGAGCCAAGAACCGTCCTGACCTTCCTGGGCGCCGAGTTGTCGCAGGGTGCGGCGCTTACGGTCGTCTGTCTGCTGCTCTTCATGGGTGCCATGGGCAAGTCGGCACAGTTCCTGCTGCACACCTGGCTTCCCGATGCGATGGAAGGCCCGACACCGGTTTCCGCCCTCATTCACGCCGCGACCATGGTGACCGCGGGCGTGTTCATGGTGGCACGCCTTTCGCCAATCTTCGAGTTGTCTCATACCGCAATGACGGTGGTGACGCTGTTTGGCGCGACGACGGCGTTTTTTGCCGCCACGGTCGGTCTCGTCCAGAACGATATCAAGCGCGTGATCGCCTATTCGACCTGCTCGCAGTTGGGATACATGTTCGTGGCGCTTGGCGTTGGCGGGTATTCGATCGCGATCTTCCACCTGTTCACGCATGCCTTCTTCAAGGCGCTCCTGTTTCTGGGTGCCGGCTCGGTCATCCACGCCGTGTCGAACGAACAGGACATGCGCAAGATGGGCGGGCTGCGCAAGCATATCCCGCTGACCTACTGGATGATGGTGATCGGCACGCTGGCGCTGACCGGCTTCCCGCTGACCGCCGGGTTCTTCTCCAAGGATGCGGTGATCGAGGCGGCTTTCGTCGGACACAATGCCTTCGCGCAATACGCCTTCTGGCTGACGGTCGCTGCGGCGGCGCTGACGTCCTTCTATTCCTGGCGTCTCGCCTTCATGACGTTCCACGGCAAGCCGCGCGCGTCGGTGGACGTGATGAAGCACGTTCACGAAAGCCCGCTGGTGATGACCGTGCCGCTGATGATCCTTGCAGCCGGCGCGCTGCTGGCAGGGTTCATCTTCAAGGGCGTTTTCATCGGCGACAGTTACGACGCCTTCTGGAAGGGCGCGCTCTTCGTGTCGGAGGAAAATCATATCCTCCATGACATTCATGAGGTTCCGCTGTGGGTCAAGGCATCGCCCTTCGTCATGATGCTGGGCGGGTTCGCCATCGCATGGCTGTTCTATATCCGCTCGCCGGAGATCCCGCGCCAGTTGGCGGAGCGCCATGACGGGCTTTACCGCTTCCTCTTGAACAAGTGGTATTTCGACGAGCTCTATGACGTCATCTTCGTGCGTCCCGCCATGTGGATCGGCCGCCAGCTCTGGAAGAAGGGCGATGGAATGGTCATCGACGGAATGGGACCGGACGGTGTCGCCGCGCGCGTCCAGAACGTCACCACCTGGGTCGTCCGGCTGCAGACCGGATACCTTTATCACTATGCGTTCGCCATGCTGATCGGCGTTGCCGCGCTGATCACCTGGTCCATGTTCTCCGTCGGGGGCGCTCACTGA
- a CDS encoding NADH-quinone oxidoreductase subunit M: MSNWPLLSITTFLPLVGVFFILLVRGEDVGAKDNMRRVALITTVFTFLVSLFIWGGFDPQNPGFQFEESSDWLGGEIGYRMGVDGISMLFVILTTFLMPFCILASWNSVQMRVKEYMIAFLVLETLMIGVFCALDLVMFYVFFEAGLIPMFLIIGVWGGKRRVYASYKFFLYTLLGSVLMLIALMAMYWDAGTTDIPTLMTHGFPSGMQTWLWLAFFASFAVKMPMWPVHTWLPDAHVEAPTAGSVILAAILLKMGGYGFLRFSLPMFPLASETFAPFVFTLSVVAIVYTSLVALAQEDIKKLIAYSSVAHMGYVTMGIFTMTEQGVQGALFQMLSHGIVSGALFLCVGVIYDRMHTRDISAYGGLVNRMPFYAVAFLIFTMANVGLPGTSGFVGEFLTLMGAFQVNTWVALIATTGVILSAVYALFLYKRVVFGALDKESLKSIMDLSLRERVIIVPMIILTILFGFYPAPILDATAASVTALVTNYQAAIEAAHSTAMLAH; encoded by the coding sequence ATGAGCAACTGGCCGCTTCTTTCCATTACGACCTTTCTTCCGCTGGTCGGTGTGTTCTTCATCCTTCTGGTTCGTGGCGAGGATGTCGGTGCCAAGGACAACATGCGTCGGGTCGCGCTCATCACGACGGTGTTCACCTTCCTCGTCTCGCTGTTCATCTGGGGTGGCTTTGATCCGCAGAACCCGGGGTTTCAGTTCGAGGAAAGCAGCGACTGGCTGGGCGGCGAAATCGGCTACCGCATGGGCGTCGATGGCATATCGATGCTTTTCGTCATCCTCACCACGTTCCTGATGCCGTTCTGCATTCTTGCGAGCTGGAACAGCGTGCAGATGCGGGTCAAGGAGTACATGATCGCGTTTCTGGTGCTGGAAACGCTGATGATCGGCGTGTTCTGCGCGCTCGATCTCGTCATGTTCTATGTGTTCTTCGAAGCCGGCCTGATCCCGATGTTCCTCATCATCGGCGTGTGGGGTGGCAAACGCAGGGTCTATGCGAGTTACAAGTTCTTCCTCTACACGCTGCTGGGGTCGGTGCTGATGCTGATCGCACTGATGGCGATGTATTGGGACGCGGGCACGACCGATATTCCAACGCTCATGACGCATGGGTTCCCGAGCGGCATGCAAACCTGGCTTTGGCTGGCCTTCTTCGCGTCCTTCGCCGTGAAGATGCCGATGTGGCCGGTCCATACCTGGCTTCCCGACGCGCACGTGGAAGCGCCGACGGCGGGTTCCGTGATCCTTGCTGCAATCCTTCTGAAGATGGGCGGCTATGGCTTCCTGCGGTTCTCGTTGCCGATGTTCCCGCTGGCCAGCGAGACGTTCGCGCCCTTCGTGTTCACGCTGTCCGTCGTCGCCATCGTCTACACGTCGCTGGTGGCGCTCGCGCAGGAAGACATCAAGAAGCTGATCGCCTATTCCTCCGTCGCGCACATGGGCTATGTGACGATGGGCATCTTCACGATGACGGAGCAGGGGGTTCAGGGTGCGCTGTTCCAGATGCTGTCGCACGGCATCGTTTCGGGCGCGCTCTTTCTCTGCGTTGGCGTGATCTACGACCGGATGCACACACGCGACATCTCCGCGTATGGCGGGCTCGTGAACCGGATGCCGTTCTATGCGGTGGCGTTCCTGATTTTCACGATGGCGAATGTCGGCCTGCCGGGCACGAGCGGGTTCGTTGGCGAGTTCCTGACGCTGATGGGGGCTTTCCAGGTCAACACCTGGGTGGCGTTGATCGCGACGACGGGCGTGATCCTGTCGGCGGTCTATGCGCTCTTCCTCTACAAGCGCGTGGTCTTTGGGGCGCTGGACAAGGAGAGCTTGAAGTCGATCATGGACCTCAGCCTGCGCGAGCGCGTGATCATCGTACCGATGATCATCCTGACGATCCTGTTCGGATTTTACCCCGCACCCATTCTCGATGCGACGGCCGCGTCGGTCACTGCGCTGGTGACGAATTATCAGGCGGCGATCGAGGCCGCACATTCCACCGCCATGCTGGCGCATTGA